In Gemmobacter sp., the sequence TCAGCACGCCGACGCCCACCCCGCCAAGGAACAGGTCGCCAACCGGCACCTGGGCGATGATGCCATAGATGATCAGCAGAATGCTGGGCGGGATCAGCGCGCCGATGGTTCCGGCCGCCGCCACGGTTCCGGTGGCCAGCCGGTCATCATACCCCGCGCGCATCATTTCCGGCACCGCGATACGGCCCATCGCGGCGGCGCAGGCCACCGACGACCCGGTGACCGAGGCAAAGCCGGCCGCCCCGAACACCGACGCCACGGCCAGCCCGCCCGGCAGGCGCACCAGCCAGACCCGCGCCGCCTGGAACAGGCCACGGGTGATGCCGGTGTGGTAGGCCAGGAATCCCATCATCAGGAACATCGGCACCGAGCTGAGCTGCCAGTTGGCCGCAAAGCTGTAGGGGATCACCTTCAGCGCGCCGATGGCGGCCTTCCAGCCGAACAGGCTCCAGATCCCGGCAAAGGGAACGGCGATCAGCGCCGCCCCGATCGGAACCCGCAGCGCGATCAGGACCAGCAGAACGCCGATCAGCAGCACACCCGTCTGGGGATCGGTCATTTCGCCGGCTCCCCGTATTCTTCGGCGCCTTCCATCTGCTCGGGCACCAGCGGATGCCCGCCCAGATAGGCGACGAATTTCAGCACCAGATAGGCCGACAGCAGCGCATAGCCCAAAGGCAGCGCGAAATAGCCGAACCAGATCGGGATCGCCATGTCCTTTTCGATCAGAAAGGTGCCAAGCACGGCCTTGGATTGCGCCTCGATCCAGGTGGCATAGGCGGTCACGGCAAAGATCGCGGCGGTCAGGGGATAGGTCCAGCCATACAGATGGCGGCGCAGGTTGGGCGGGAACTGGCCGGTCAGCACCTCGACCGAGATATGGCCGTCGAACCGTTCGACAAAGGCCAGCGGCAGACAGACCAGAAAGACCATGTAGTAGTTGGCGACGAAGGTGATCGTTCCGACCAGCGGCCGGTTGAAAAAGGCCCGCATCACCACGTCCAGCGTGATATGGGCCATCATCGCCACAATGCAGACGCCGGCGATGATCCCGGTCACCCGCGTCAGGGTATCCAGCAAACGTTTCAGGGCAAGCATGTCAGGCTCCGTTCAGGCGCGCGGGGCCGCCGCGCGCCATGCGGGTTGCGGGATCAGTCCATTCCGTGGGTGGCCGGATCGACCTTGGAGACCACTTCGTCCCAATACAGCTTTTCCAGACGGTCCACGTCGCCGATGCCGATATCGGCGGTCAGCCCCTTCCACTTGTCGATCAGGGCGCGAAAGGTCGCGATCTTGGCATCCACATTGGCCAGCTTGAACTGTTTGGTGAACTGGGCCGAGATGGTTGCCGTATCGGCATCGACGAACGCATCCGAGGCGCTGGCCAGCGTGGCGTCGCCTTCGTGAATGCGGATGCCCTTGGCCCTGGCGGCCGCCAGCCCTTCGACATCATCGGCGTGATAGGCAAAGATCGCCTCGGCCGACAGGCGGTTGGCAGCCCGCAGGATGCCGCTGCGCTGGTCGGGGGTGAACGCCTGCCAGACATCGCGGTTGACGTTGGCGGCACCAAGCCCCGCGAACACGCCGCCCGGGGCAACCATCGTCACATCGGTCGACACATCGACATAGCGCCCGCCGACCAGATCGCCCAAGGGGCTGATGGTGCAATCCACGATCCCCTGGCTCATGGCATCATAGGTTTCGTTGCCCGGCACGGTCACGGATGCGCCGCCCATCGCCTCGGACCAGCGGGCCCAGTTGGCAGCGCCGGCGCGGAAGCGCTTGCCCCTGGCATCTTCGGCGGTGCTGATCGGCTTGGTGCAGAGCAGCCGGTAGGGCGGGGTCGAGGCGCCGGTCAGGTAGACCTGGTTGTTCGCCTTCATCTGCGCCAGGCATTCGGGGCAGTTCAGCAGGGTGTATTCCATGGTCGCCCCGGTCATCGCCGCGCCGGGCAGCGGGCCGGTGGCGCCCTTGGTCGCCAGCATCGACAGGTTGGCAACCAGGTTCACCTCGGAAAACTCGACCGGGTGATAGGGGAACACGACAAAGCCGATGTCGGTCAGGCCATCGCGCACGCCGCCGGCGGTTTCGGCCAGGGTCAGCAGCGACATGGCATAGACGCGCGCATCCAGCCCCACATCGGATTTCAGGCGGCCCGCAAAGCCGACAAGCGGTTCATAGGCGGCATAAACCTCTGGCAAGCCCAGCGCGATGCGCAGGGTCTGCGCCTGCACCGCTGCGCCGGGGATGGCAGCCAGAACCGAAAGGCCGGCGGCGAAAAGTCCGTGTCGTGGAGTCATGTGGTCCTCCCAGGGTGTGAACCGGCAGGCCGTCGCCTGTCCGGGGCGTCGACATGGCCGGTCCAGGGTGCCGGCCTTGGGTGATTCTGATAGTCTATAGTATGATGATTTTAAAGGTCTGATATTTAAGAATGCCCGCAAAGTTCCGGGCAAACCATCAGCACCGACTTGCCAAAGTGGCGCCGGCCCAGAATGTCGCGGTAGCCTTCGGCCGCCTGATCGAACCGATAGACCTGCCCGACCCGGGGTTTCAGCCGGCCTGCCGCCACATCGTCCAGCATCTGCTGAAACTCTGCCTGGCCGCGACCGGCGGTCGTTTCGATGGCCAGCCGCGCCTCGACCCCGATGACCGAGATCATCTTGACCAGCATCACATTGGTGCGCGCCACCGCCGGCTGGCCCGAGGTAAAGCCGACCACCAGGATCCGCCCCCCCGGCGCAATGCAGCGC encodes:
- a CDS encoding TRAP transporter small permease, whose translation is MLALKRLLDTLTRVTGIIAGVCIVAMMAHITLDVVMRAFFNRPLVGTITFVANYYMVFLVCLPLAFVERFDGHISVEVLTGQFPPNLRRHLYGWTYPLTAAIFAVTAYATWIEAQSKAVLGTFLIEKDMAIPIWFGYFALPLGYALLSAYLVLKFVAYLGGHPLVPEQMEGAEEYGEPAK
- a CDS encoding C4-dicarboxylate TRAP transporter substrate-binding protein, which produces MTPRHGLFAAGLSVLAAIPGAAVQAQTLRIALGLPEVYAAYEPLVGFAGRLKSDVGLDARVYAMSLLTLAETAGGVRDGLTDIGFVVFPYHPVEFSEVNLVANLSMLATKGATGPLPGAAMTGATMEYTLLNCPECLAQMKANNQVYLTGASTPPYRLLCTKPISTAEDARGKRFRAGAANWARWSEAMGGASVTVPGNETYDAMSQGIVDCTISPLGDLVGGRYVDVSTDVTMVAPGGVFAGLGAANVNRDVWQAFTPDQRSGILRAANRLSAEAIFAYHADDVEGLAAARAKGIRIHEGDATLASASDAFVDADTATISAQFTKQFKLANVDAKIATFRALIDKWKGLTADIGIGDVDRLEKLYWDEVVSKVDPATHGMD